The Candidatus Nanosynbacter lyticus genome window below encodes:
- the trpS gene encoding tryptophan--tRNA ligase — protein sequence MKPSKPVILTGVRANNDIHIGNYFGAILPIVDMAKHRSADYDINLFIPDLHSFTTPIDHSKLYDSILNNARIYTAAGLPLDNQAIHLYRQSRVPAHSELAWILDCFTGFGEMSRMTQFKDKGGKVDIRSVAERIKKALDAQKNDDNISGRMELMQLYNELAFEKEVSVGLFNYPVLMAADILLYGATYVPVGDDQTQHLEFTRDIAERMNRKFGELFTVPKPVAEQHRFFGKDQGLRIKDLANPTKKMSKSDDSGKGVIFLGDDPQIAHKKIMSATTDSLGRVQYDHDNQPGISNLLEILTLVRQDAGRDVSLKQTISQYAGMERYGDFKRIVADEVSEFLANFQARLAAVDEQAIESKLESSERDMNVVANETLHRVQTAVGLRR from the coding sequence ATGAAACCATCCAAACCCGTCATTCTCACCGGCGTACGCGCCAACAACGATATTCACATTGGCAATTATTTTGGTGCCATTTTGCCGATTGTCGATATGGCAAAGCACCGTTCGGCCGATTATGATATCAATCTGTTCATCCCCGATCTTCACAGCTTCACCACGCCGATTGATCATAGTAAGTTGTACGACAGTATCCTCAACAACGCCCGGATTTATACGGCTGCCGGACTGCCGCTGGACAACCAGGCGATTCATCTGTACCGTCAAAGCCGCGTCCCAGCCCACAGCGAGCTGGCGTGGATCTTGGATTGCTTTACCGGGTTTGGCGAGATGAGCCGGATGACGCAGTTTAAGGATAAGGGTGGTAAGGTAGACATTCGCAGTGTCGCCGAGAGAATCAAAAAAGCTCTTGATGCGCAAAAAAACGATGATAACATTTCGGGAAGAATGGAACTTATGCAGCTATACAACGAGCTGGCTTTTGAAAAAGAAGTCTCCGTCGGTCTCTTCAACTATCCAGTCCTGATGGCTGCCGACATCTTGCTCTACGGCGCCACTTATGTGCCGGTTGGCGACGACCAGACGCAGCACTTAGAATTTACGCGCGACATCGCCGAGCGGATGAACCGTAAATTTGGCGAATTGTTCACCGTGCCCAAGCCAGTGGCTGAGCAACACCGATTCTTCGGTAAAGACCAAGGTCTGCGCATCAAGGACTTGGCGAACCCGACCAAAAAAATGAGCAAATCCGACGACAGCGGCAAAGGTGTCATCTTCCTCGGCGACGACCCGCAGATAGCGCACAAAAAAATCATGAGCGCCACTACCGACTCACTAGGCAGGGTACAGTACGACCACGACAACCAGCCGGGCATTTCCAATCTGCTGGAGATTTTGACGCTGGTGCGCCAAGACGCTGGACGAGACGTCAGCTTGAAGCAGACCATCAGCCAGTACGCCGGCATGGAACGCTACGGCGACTTCAAACGAATCGTGGCTGACGAAGTGTCCGAATTCTTAGCGAATTTCCAGGCGCGTCTGGCGGCAGTTGATGAGCAGGCAATCGAAAGTAAGCTGGAATCCAGCGAGCGCGACATGAACGTCGTCGCTAACGAAACCTTGCACCGCGTCCAAACGGCCGTGGGGCTACGGAGATAG
- the rpsI gene encoding 30S ribosomal protein S9, which translates to MATDTYFYGLGRRKSASASVRLLPGKGTITINGKAAAEYLDGNKTLLAEVTDPLAVVSKQKEYDVTILVKGGGLAGQVDAIKLGIAKALTAAHADLRPVLKKAELLKRDPREKERKKYGLRSARKREQFSKR; encoded by the coding sequence ATGGCTACTGATACCTATTTCTACGGCTTGGGACGACGCAAAAGCGCTTCAGCAAGTGTTCGCTTGCTTCCTGGCAAAGGTACCATCACCATCAACGGCAAAGCAGCCGCTGAGTACTTGGATGGCAACAAAACCTTGCTCGCCGAAGTAACTGATCCACTAGCTGTCGTCAGCAAGCAAAAGGAATACGATGTTACCATCTTGGTCAAAGGTGGTGGTCTCGCTGGTCAAGTTGACGCCATCAAGCTTGGCATCGCCAAAGCATTGACGGCTGCTCACGCTGACTTGCGTCCAGTCCTAAAGAAGGCTGAGCTGCTCAAGCGCGACCCACGCGAGAAAGAGCGCAAGAAATACGGTCTGCGTTCTGCCCGCAAGCGCGAACAATTCTCCAAGCGTTAA
- the rplQ gene encoding 50S ribosomal protein L17 has translation MHRHGYQGRKFGRERDQRRALLRGLATSLVEHGKIETTLPKAKELKRHIEKIITKAKKGDLASRRQVIAALSTRAAAYKLVDEIAPQLSGRTSGHVRVERTRLRVGDGAQMAIIEFVDDIKPMPKKEK, from the coding sequence ATGCATAGACACGGATATCAAGGGCGCAAGTTCGGCCGTGAGCGTGATCAACGACGAGCCTTGCTGAGGGGCCTGGCAACCAGCCTGGTCGAGCACGGCAAAATCGAGACCACCTTGCCGAAAGCCAAAGAGCTGAAGCGCCACATTGAAAAAATCATCACCAAGGCGAAGAAGGGCGATCTAGCCAGCCGCCGCCAGGTGATCGCAGCACTCAGCACTCGCGCTGCTGCCTACAAACTAGTTGATGAAATTGCCCCACAGCTGAGCGGTCGCACCAGCGGACATGTTCGCGTTGAGCGCACCCGCCTACGTGTTGGCGACGGCGCGCAAATGGCAATCATCGAGTTTGTCGACGACATCAAACCAATGCCAAAGAAGGAGAAATAA
- a CDS encoding DNA glycosylase family protein produces the protein MKDNSKYYLADHYSWVKTETGTFACAHKTADGLVYSVLSQDQHTLLEGNAPYTEFKKNDKLVDSPSAAHIYRMQCPNLWDCIGTNIIRQVIRANQAKNMYRTFSKSIGEKVSLTGNVHYYLFPSLQRVLEVSDSAYQRMGMSFKKDALRNAARFILEHADRLEKIQAPDLLDELMKIRRIGSWTARATVADYTNELATYPYGDAAIRLYAREALPRHEWPKEEAAFIQELHKVAGAENMSSSIATLIMIHETRRDQ, from the coding sequence ATGAAAGACAATAGCAAATACTATCTAGCCGACCACTACTCATGGGTAAAGACAGAAACTGGAACGTTTGCGTGTGCACATAAAACCGCTGATGGATTAGTGTACTCCGTTCTATCTCAAGATCAGCATACCTTGCTAGAGGGTAACGCACCCTACACGGAATTTAAAAAGAATGACAAGCTTGTAGATAGCCCTTCTGCGGCGCATATCTATCGTATGCAGTGCCCAAATTTATGGGACTGCATTGGCACCAATATTATTCGCCAAGTGATACGAGCTAATCAAGCAAAAAATATGTATCGCACTTTTTCAAAATCTATAGGGGAAAAGGTTAGTCTGACCGGCAACGTACACTATTATCTATTTCCTAGTCTGCAGCGGGTTTTGGAAGTCTCTGACAGTGCGTATCAGCGGATGGGAATGAGTTTCAAGAAAGACGCACTTAGAAATGCAGCACGATTTATCTTAGAACACGCCGATAGACTGGAGAAGATTCAAGCGCCGGATCTATTGGACGAGCTTATGAAAATACGTAGAATCGGAAGCTGGACTGCACGGGCAACTGTTGCAGATTATACAAACGAACTTGCAACATATCCCTATGGTGATGCAGCAATACGCCTCTACGCAAGGGAGGCCTTGCCTCGCCACGAGTGGCCCAAGGAAGAGGCAGCGTTTATCCAGGAGCTGCACAAAGTGGCAGGAGCAGAGAATATGAGCAGTTCAATTGCTACGCTGATAATGATTCATGAAACGAGAAGAGACCAATGA
- the rplM gene encoding 50S ribosomal protein L13, whose product MKTYSQKPSEVSRRWVLFDASELPLGRLATEIAKHLTGKYKPTYTPHVDGGDYVVVINAANTVVTGYKETDKYYYRHSGFPGGIKETQFKEMRERHPERIIEEAVKGMLPKNKLQAERLKRLRVFAGSEHAHTAQTPEKVEVK is encoded by the coding sequence ATGAAGACTTATTCACAAAAACCATCTGAAGTTTCTCGCCGCTGGGTATTGTTTGACGCGAGCGAATTACCACTCGGTCGTTTGGCAACTGAAATTGCCAAGCACTTGACTGGTAAATACAAGCCAACTTACACGCCGCATGTTGACGGCGGCGACTACGTCGTGGTTATCAACGCTGCAAACACCGTCGTTACTGGCTACAAGGAAACTGACAAGTACTACTACCGTCACAGTGGTTTTCCAGGCGGCATCAAGGAAACGCAGTTCAAAGAAATGCGCGAACGCCACCCAGAACGAATTATTGAAGAAGCTGTTAAAGGCATGTTGCCAAAGAACAAATTGCAAGCAGAGCGCCTCAAGCGCCTGCGCGTATTTGCCGGCAGCGAGCATGCTCACACAGCACAAACCCCAGAGAAAGTTGAGGTAAAGTAA
- a CDS encoding B12-binding domain-containing radical SAM protein, which yields MTREFVAGARPEEDLDLLLVNTPLRDYQERPRTNNYTLPVLGMGYIATLAAVEGFNVGVLDAESEGLAYEQTKEIINRLKPRWAGFGLLAPTYEASANICNSLNSDINILLGGHQAKAVAREILIDPRMRNCKALVIGEGETRTVELLRNIDNRTRLPGVMWLADNRNIMMGEAKGDSEYYTAPDIDTLPLLDRKFLPQDPYTDESGVVHANIVSARGCPYNCSFCGGAASVNPDIKIRSRSPESVVYEMNMLNKKYGVTSFRFVDDLFLGNRRMIADMTSAFAAANIGEWAQWSGTGRINVFDRLSNNQINLMHESGLKEIAFGIESGNEHVLKRIDKRIDTEMTRRVVSKLLERGIDVKGYFILGHVDETEDEIRDTLSLIHELWSFADSLKGNFRASTFEFRPYPGTIDWKRLLCKGFTPEELSNYTAIDLTDRGTRSSMLDRDEFNFSTNLQIASAPIEFIRESLISITDMQHKRNLSQENNTSEAT from the coding sequence ATGACACGTGAGTTTGTGGCGGGAGCTCGACCAGAGGAGGATCTTGACCTGCTGCTCGTCAACACCCCTTTGAGAGATTATCAGGAGCGACCAAGGACTAACAACTACACGCTGCCCGTGTTGGGCATGGGCTATATCGCAACTTTGGCGGCGGTAGAGGGTTTCAATGTTGGTGTTTTAGACGCCGAGTCGGAAGGGCTGGCTTATGAGCAGACGAAAGAGATTATTAACAGACTAAAGCCTCGCTGGGCTGGCTTTGGTCTGCTTGCCCCCACCTATGAAGCAAGCGCTAATATTTGTAATAGCCTAAATTCTGATATCAATATTCTGCTAGGAGGTCATCAGGCAAAGGCAGTGGCTAGAGAAATCCTGATAGATCCTAGGATGCGTAATTGTAAAGCACTTGTCATAGGAGAGGGTGAGACGCGAACGGTTGAGCTTTTACGAAATATAGACAATAGAACACGACTCCCCGGGGTAATGTGGCTTGCAGATAATCGAAACATTATGATGGGTGAGGCAAAAGGGGACAGTGAATATTATACTGCGCCAGATATAGATACGTTACCGCTGCTAGATAGGAAATTCCTGCCACAAGACCCATACACAGACGAGAGCGGTGTAGTGCATGCAAATATTGTTTCCGCAAGAGGGTGTCCGTACAATTGCTCATTTTGCGGAGGCGCAGCCTCTGTTAACCCAGATATCAAGATTAGATCAAGAAGTCCAGAGAGCGTGGTGTATGAGATGAACATGCTTAATAAAAAATATGGCGTGACAAGCTTTCGTTTTGTGGATGATTTATTTTTGGGCAATCGCCGCATGATAGCTGATATGACCAGCGCATTCGCTGCTGCAAATATCGGCGAGTGGGCTCAATGGAGCGGTACGGGAAGAATAAATGTATTTGATCGACTTAGCAATAATCAGATAAATCTTATGCACGAGAGTGGCTTGAAAGAAATTGCTTTTGGAATAGAGTCGGGGAATGAGCATGTACTAAAGAGGATTGACAAGCGAATAGATACCGAGATGACGAGGCGCGTTGTCTCTAAACTCTTGGAGCGCGGCATTGATGTCAAGGGTTATTTTATTCTTGGGCATGTAGATGAAACTGAGGACGAGATAAGGGACACTCTCAGTCTTATCCATGAGTTATGGAGCTTCGCCGATAGCCTCAAGGGCAACTTCAGGGCCTCGACATTTGAATTCCGTCCATATCCGGGTACTATTGATTGGAAGCGGCTTCTTTGTAAGGGGTTTACACCTGAGGAGTTGAGCAACTACACAGCTATCGACTTGACAGATAGGGGTACAAGATCATCCATGCTAGATCGTGATGAGTTCAATTTCTCAACAAATTTACAAATTGCCTCGGCACCGATTGAGTTCATTAGAGAGAGCCTAATAAGTATCACTGACATGCAACATAAACGGAACCTGAGTCAAGAGAATAATACATCAGAAGCTACTTAA
- the rpsM gene encoding 30S ribosomal protein S13, whose protein sequence is MARIAGVVIPTEKQVQIALTYIYGIGPKHASSILAAAKIEPTTRVKDLTEAEENKIREIIDSEYTVEGDLQRLVTNNIKRLKDINAYRGLRHKAGLPTRGQRTRTNARTRKGRAIAVGGTQPKAASKT, encoded by the coding sequence ATGGCTCGAATTGCTGGGGTAGTTATCCCAACAGAGAAGCAGGTGCAAATTGCGCTCACCTATATTTATGGGATTGGGCCGAAGCACGCTTCGAGCATCCTTGCGGCGGCTAAGATTGAGCCGACCACTCGGGTGAAAGATCTCACCGAGGCTGAAGAAAACAAGATTCGCGAAATTATCGACAGCGAATACACCGTCGAAGGTGATCTCCAGCGCTTGGTAACTAACAACATTAAGCGCTTGAAGGATATCAACGCCTATCGCGGTCTTCGCCACAAAGCAGGACTGCCGACACGCGGACAGCGGACTCGTACGAATGCACGAACTCGCAAGGGTCGCGCCATCGCCGTGGGCGGTACACAACCAAAAGCAGCAAGTAAGACCTAA
- the rpmJ gene encoding 50S ribosomal protein L36, producing MKVRASVKKIDKDPKKGDKLVRRKGRLYVINKRKPKNKQRQG from the coding sequence ATGAAAGTTCGTGCAAGTGTCAAGAAGATCGACAAAGATCCCAAGAAAGGTGACAAGCTAGTCCGCCGCAAAGGCCGCCTGTACGTCATCAACAAAAGAAAACCTAAGAACAAGCAAAGGCAGGGTTAA
- a CDS encoding alpha/beta fold hydrolase, which yields MFDRLIHRWLRVPYTLNVHYFCRPENPESTILLIHGLGTSWRTWKPLEQYLPKSARVIAIDMLGFGNSPKPDWKSYNAHDQATSIAATLRHESITRLDVVIGHSMGSLAAVELAKKYPKLAQSLILCSPPIYHPKIDEKIHHPEKILRALYSLINKHPRSSKRLLQFADRHNIWPDAGFKADKITAKSFLTALNTAIINQTTMADISQLKLPITILSGKLDPLIVERNLKKLAKEHENIVHRSMTMQRHEITDKYAERLSGLIKQHLSGDYLTTRSPRRTTVRTHTKKNHER from the coding sequence ATGTTTGATCGATTAATCCATCGCTGGCTGCGTGTCCCGTATACCTTAAATGTGCATTATTTTTGTCGCCCAGAAAACCCAGAATCTACCATTCTACTTATCCATGGGCTGGGCACATCGTGGCGCACCTGGAAACCGCTGGAGCAATATTTACCAAAAAGTGCTCGCGTCATTGCCATAGACATGCTAGGATTTGGCAATTCACCAAAACCCGACTGGAAATCATACAACGCCCACGATCAGGCCACCAGCATCGCCGCTACGCTACGTCACGAATCAATAACTCGCCTGGATGTCGTCATTGGCCACTCTATGGGGTCGCTAGCTGCCGTAGAACTCGCTAAAAAATATCCAAAATTAGCTCAGTCGCTAATCCTATGCAGCCCACCAATATATCACCCTAAGATTGATGAGAAAATCCATCATCCAGAAAAAATATTACGCGCCCTATACAGCCTTATCAACAAGCATCCGAGGAGCTCAAAGCGTCTATTGCAGTTCGCTGACCGACATAATATATGGCCCGACGCGGGATTTAAGGCTGATAAAATTACTGCTAAATCCTTCCTGACCGCTCTAAATACTGCAATAATCAATCAAACCACGATGGCTGATATATCACAATTGAAACTCCCGATCACTATTCTGTCGGGCAAACTTGATCCGCTAATTGTCGAGCGGAATTTGAAGAAACTAGCCAAAGAGCATGAGAATATCGTCCATCGCTCGATGACCATGCAGAGGCACGAAATAACGGATAAATACGCTGAGCGTTTGTCCGGACTAATCAAGCAGCATCTGTCTGGCGATTATCTTACCACCAGGTCACCTCGCCGCACCACTGTTCGTACCCATACGAAAAAAAATCATGAACGTTGA
- a CDS encoding DNA polymerase III subunit delta': protein MTSTRSPRTPVVAHRDRATLRQLAERLPQAVIINAERGLDGTGAAEYLATLTPSEVLRLQPLEAKTTITTEQIRTMITMLRTHATVRRVIVIDPADQMSEAAQNALLKSLEEPNANTHFLLVTENEQQLLATIRSRCQVLTLHRTSQAQDETLLDATSLTASERRQILFLAAGRPLLIRQLARTPKLLSEYQAIAADAKCILAAPGSYEALRTLPPYFTNRTKALQLIDILLTMVAFQMKTQPSPAHQPLLDWIITAETRLRHNGNVRLALINIVV, encoded by the coding sequence ATGACTAGCACCCGCTCGCCGCGCACACCAGTGGTGGCGCATCGCGACCGCGCTACACTACGCCAACTTGCTGAGCGACTGCCACAGGCGGTGATCATCAACGCCGAGCGTGGGCTGGACGGCACGGGCGCCGCTGAATACCTAGCAACACTTACGCCATCGGAGGTGCTCCGGCTGCAGCCACTGGAGGCAAAAACCACAATTACGACTGAGCAGATTCGCACCATGATTACCATGCTGCGCACGCACGCCACGGTTCGCCGCGTTATCGTTATCGATCCAGCCGACCAGATGAGCGAGGCAGCACAGAATGCACTTCTCAAATCCCTAGAGGAGCCAAACGCCAACACACATTTTTTGCTCGTGACCGAGAACGAACAGCAGCTGCTGGCCACCATTCGTTCGCGCTGTCAAGTGCTAACCTTGCACCGCACTTCGCAGGCGCAGGACGAAACGCTACTTGACGCCACCTCGCTCACCGCCAGCGAGCGTCGCCAAATCCTGTTCCTAGCCGCCGGTCGGCCGCTGCTTATCCGCCAATTAGCACGCACGCCGAAACTACTGTCCGAATATCAAGCCATCGCCGCTGACGCCAAATGCATCCTCGCCGCACCAGGCTCGTATGAAGCACTGCGCACGCTGCCGCCCTATTTCACCAATCGCACCAAAGCCCTCCAGCTGATCGACATCCTGCTCACCATGGTAGCATTTCAGATGAAAACTCAGCCGAGCCCCGCACACCAACCCCTCCTTGATTGGATCATCACCGCCGAAACGCGGCTGAGGCATAATGGCAATGTGCGACTGGCGCTGAT
- the rpsK gene encoding 30S ribosomal protein S11, with amino-acid sequence MADAKSTKKKQRRSVPAGQLHIQATFNNTIVTFSDKKGNVLTASSAGACGFRGSKKGTAYASQVAAEKAAEAAKTQYGLKSVDVFVKGVGLGRDAAIRAVGAFDISVESIKDVTGVPHGGVRPRKARRA; translated from the coding sequence ATGGCAGACGCAAAATCTACCAAGAAGAAGCAGCGCCGATCAGTCCCAGCTGGTCAGCTGCATATTCAAGCAACATTTAACAACACCATTGTTACCTTTTCTGACAAGAAGGGTAACGTATTGACCGCTTCATCAGCTGGGGCATGCGGCTTCCGCGGCAGCAAAAAAGGTACTGCCTATGCTTCACAGGTTGCTGCTGAAAAAGCTGCTGAAGCTGCGAAGACTCAATATGGTTTGAAATCAGTTGACGTTTTCGTCAAAGGTGTCGGCTTGGGCCGTGATGCCGCTATTCGCGCGGTTGGCGCGTTCGACATCTCAGTAGAAAGCATTAAGGACGTAACTGGCGTGCCTCACGGCGGCGTTCGTCCACGAAAGGCACGGAGGGCATAA
- a CDS encoding DNA-directed RNA polymerase subunit alpha — translation MAKAIYNPALASVDDTSATSATFLIEPMHAGYGNTLGNSMRRVLLSSIRGGAIVAFRIEGATHEFTTVEGVKEDVVDIMLNLKGVRLRVHTDEPVELRLEKTGGVITAGDIQANGEVEVVNPDHIIATIDDPNKTVIMDLVAEAGRGYQTIEESSANRLHSDMIALDAIFTPVLRVRYKVDSTRVGDETNLEKLALTVETDGTLTPREAFEEAAAILVSQYSALAGSTVVTGAPALGNDEADDSELDMSIEELNLSARTTNALINNEIRTIRDLVTLTEQDLRELKGFGSKALDEVRDKMAELEF, via the coding sequence ATGGCAAAAGCAATTTACAATCCAGCACTCGCGAGCGTTGATGACACCTCTGCGACCAGTGCGACCTTTCTGATCGAGCCGATGCACGCTGGCTATGGCAATACACTGGGTAACTCAATGCGCCGCGTACTACTCTCGAGCATTCGCGGTGGCGCGATCGTTGCCTTTCGTATCGAGGGTGCGACACACGAGTTCACCACTGTCGAGGGCGTCAAAGAAGATGTCGTCGACATCATGCTGAACCTAAAGGGTGTGCGACTCCGCGTTCACACTGACGAGCCAGTTGAGCTGCGTCTGGAAAAAACTGGTGGTGTTATCACCGCTGGCGACATCCAAGCAAACGGCGAAGTAGAAGTTGTTAACCCAGACCACATCATCGCTACCATCGATGATCCGAACAAGACCGTCATTATGGACTTGGTGGCAGAAGCTGGCCGTGGCTATCAGACGATTGAAGAGTCGAGTGCCAATCGGTTGCACTCCGACATGATCGCGCTCGACGCTATCTTTACACCGGTGCTGCGCGTTCGCTACAAGGTTGACTCGACACGCGTTGGCGACGAGACCAACCTCGAGAAGCTCGCCCTGACGGTGGAGACCGACGGCACATTGACACCGCGCGAAGCCTTTGAGGAAGCAGCGGCTATCCTCGTCAGCCAATATAGCGCGCTGGCAGGCTCGACTGTGGTAACTGGTGCGCCAGCGCTGGGTAACGACGAGGCAGATGATTCGGAACTTGACATGTCAATTGAAGAATTAAACCTCAGCGCCCGCACGACAAACGCGCTGATTAACAATGAAATCCGCACCATTCGCGACCTGGTGACGTTGACCGAGCAAGATTTGCGAGAATTGAAAGGCTTTGGCTCAAAGGCGCTGGATGAAGTACGTGACAAGATGGCGGAGTTGGAGTTTTAA
- a CDS encoding RluA family pseudouridine synthase, with translation MKISPRTVLKIARLYHLADDNTPVKALRHLKIQTDESHIVAEFILNKQHFAVLYGSIIDEESIDELWTDKPANAEMLPNPLDPICIETPFQGKFVTMLHIMPTKQRLDVHLSTSFDPLISRSLWQKYIKAGYISVNHRVVTTPKFEVDEADEIAVKLPEQEQASAELPVLYEDDDVMVVNKPSGLLTHAKGGLSTESTVAEIIRPKTSFASDTDRPGIVHRLDRDTSGVLIIAKTADAATHLQRQFAQRTAKKTYLAVTDGVPKLAAAKIDLPIGRNPAAPSTFRVDPNGKPAQTTYRVLAATDAQALIELKPTTGRTHQLRVHMAHLNTPILGDRVYGKPNASRLMLHAHQLEITLPSGERKTFEAAIPEEFRQLFPKIAAAPNEPGEATHD, from the coding sequence GTGAAAATCTCGCCGCGCACCGTCCTCAAGATCGCCAGGCTATATCACCTGGCGGACGACAACACGCCCGTCAAAGCATTACGCCATCTAAAAATCCAGACGGACGAATCACACATCGTGGCGGAGTTTATCTTGAATAAGCAACATTTCGCCGTGCTTTACGGTTCGATCATCGACGAAGAATCAATTGACGAATTGTGGACTGACAAACCGGCCAACGCTGAGATGTTGCCAAACCCGCTTGATCCGATCTGCATTGAGACGCCATTTCAAGGCAAGTTCGTCACCATGCTCCACATCATGCCGACCAAGCAACGCCTGGACGTCCACCTATCCACGTCATTTGACCCGTTAATTTCGCGCAGTCTCTGGCAAAAATACATCAAAGCCGGCTACATCTCAGTCAATCACCGCGTAGTGACGACGCCGAAATTTGAGGTTGACGAGGCCGACGAAATCGCTGTCAAATTACCGGAGCAGGAGCAGGCCAGTGCAGAGCTGCCGGTTCTATACGAAGACGATGACGTGATGGTGGTCAATAAGCCAAGCGGGCTCCTGACTCACGCCAAAGGTGGACTATCGACCGAGTCGACGGTGGCAGAGATTATTCGCCCCAAGACTTCGTTTGCCTCGGACACCGACCGGCCGGGCATCGTACATCGGCTTGACCGCGACACCTCAGGCGTGCTGATTATCGCTAAAACTGCTGACGCTGCGACCCACTTACAGCGACAATTCGCCCAGCGCACCGCCAAAAAAACCTACCTCGCAGTGACCGACGGCGTACCGAAATTAGCCGCCGCAAAGATTGACCTACCGATTGGTCGCAACCCAGCCGCGCCCAGCACCTTCCGCGTCGACCCGAACGGTAAGCCCGCTCAGACAACCTACCGCGTACTGGCGGCGACTGACGCCCAAGCGCTGATTGAACTGAAGCCCACCACTGGCCGCACCCATCAACTCCGCGTCCATATGGCGCACCTAAACACACCAATTCTCGGCGACCGCGTCTACGGCAAGCCAAACGCCAGCCGTCTGATGCTCCACGCCCATCAGTTAGAAATCACGCTACCGTCAGGTGAACGAAAGACGTTTGAGGCGGCTATCCCAGAGGAGTTTCGACAATTATTCCCAAAAATTGCCGCAGCCCCGAATGAGCCCGGCGAGGCCACTCATGACTAG
- the rpsD gene encoding 30S ribosomal protein S4, with protein MARDNSPIVKQSRREGYALHPKAHKVLARKSGIPGQHAHGRQSKPSLYATQLREKQKVRRLYGLVEKQFARLMNEATRAQEGLAGENLLKLLERRLDNVVYRSGFAVSRRAARQLVSHGHFELNGRRVDIPSIRVKAGDVITVRPKSTKSEYFTHIDDVINNSIQGPLSWLKSDSKKLKIEVTGLPKREEAEADINEQLIVEYYSR; from the coding sequence ATGGCACGAGATAATTCACCGATTGTCAAGCAAAGCCGCCGCGAAGGTTATGCGCTTCATCCAAAAGCACATAAAGTTTTGGCGCGAAAATCTGGCATTCCAGGCCAGCACGCGCACGGCCGCCAAAGTAAGCCAAGCCTGTACGCTACACAGCTGCGCGAAAAGCAAAAAGTTCGCCGCCTGTACGGTTTGGTGGAAAAGCAATTTGCTCGGCTGATGAACGAGGCAACTCGCGCTCAGGAAGGCTTGGCGGGTGAGAACCTGTTGAAATTGTTGGAACGCCGCCTGGACAATGTCGTTTATCGTTCTGGGTTCGCTGTTAGCCGCCGCGCTGCTCGCCAGTTGGTCAGCCACGGCCACTTTGAATTAAATGGCCGCCGCGTCGATATCCCATCGATTCGTGTCAAGGCTGGTGACGTCATCACCGTTCGCCCAAAGAGCACCAAATCTGAGTACTTTACGCACATTGACGACGTGATCAACAATTCAATCCAAGGCCCACTGAGCTGGCTAAAGAGTGACAGCAAGAAGCTAAAGATTGAAGTGACTGGACTGCCGAAGCGCGAGGAAGCAGAAGCTGACATCAACGAGCAATTAATTGTTGAGTATTACTCACGATAA
- the infA gene encoding translation initiation factor IF-1, producing the protein MASQKEVIKMIGKVVEALPNTQFRVELENGHSIIAHISGRMRKNYIRLVPGDRVEVEMTPYDLTKGRIVFRLKEERPAHVARNTRRSS; encoded by the coding sequence ATGGCGAGTCAAAAGGAAGTCATCAAGATGATTGGTAAGGTGGTGGAAGCACTGCCTAATACTCAATTTCGGGTGGAACTGGAGAATGGCCATAGTATCATCGCGCACATTTCGGGACGGATGCGCAAGAATTACATCCGCCTGGTGCCTGGTGATAGGGTGGAAGTCGAGATGACTCCTTACGATCTCACAAAGGGTCGCATCGTCTTTCGCCTCAAGGAGGAGCGACCAGCGCACGTGGCGAGAAACACGCGGCGCTCGTCATAA